One genomic window of Gossypium hirsutum isolate 1008001.06 chromosome D11, Gossypium_hirsutum_v2.1, whole genome shotgun sequence includes the following:
- the LOC107954954 gene encoding disease resistance protein RUN1, whose protein sequence is MLSLPSTSSYISTKKYDVFLSFRGEDTRKNFTDHLYAALKRSGIVTFRDDPKLEAGEEIAPELFKAIQQSWCSVIVFSQTYAFSSWCLEELAEIVKQHNNDGHKVFPIFYDVDPSDLRKQKGKVEEAFTGHEERYKEESEKIQRWRNALIQVAAVKGWHLNNRHESEFIGDIVKKISAKLCQTYPVTLSDLVGISERLEDLYLKINIGEDDVRILGICGMGGIGKTTLARVAYTQMSPHFEGKSFIADIREVSDKCGLVSLQKQLLSQIFHGECFNFFDVHEGSDIISHRLSHKKVLVVLDNVDNIQHLKCLVGRHDWFGLGSRIIVTTRDEHLLRCCQVNDVYMPTTLNPKDALQLFSLKAFHSDTVQKDDFIELSEHVVNYAGGLPLALEVLGSFLCGRDATQWRSAIERLKRDSNKEIHDKLRISFDGLGEREKNIFLDIACFFKGEKKDFVIKVLHGCEFFPDIGIDVLVKKSLLKVDEHSKYLKMHDLLQEMGRTIVREKCVDEPGKRCRLWEERDIHHVLTKNTATEMVEGIIINNKRESNKMLNLSADTFLKMKKLRLLKVFCLLNCDDLKYLSNELRLLDWKGYPLRYLPSSFQPDNLVALLLRCSHIQQLWKGNRPLSNLKIVNLEGSQNLIKTPDFTTASNLEVLILAGCTKLVDVHPSIGVLKSLKLLSLRDCKSLRTLPTKIRMESLETLILSGCSSLVRFLEIGGKMERLKTLDLAGCYRVENLSENLQHAKLLEELDLSETAITEPPSFIFQFKNLEVLSFNGRKGPSYKSLPNLPSLFKVIQGRRTNPMARMLPLLSGLSSLSVLNLRDCNLCEGDIPPDISGLSYLVILDLSGNNFVSIPASLTRLSKLESLELSNCNLCTLGEADTPSDISGLSSLSYLYLCGNNFITIPLALTQLSQLHCIVLSDCKMLKSLPELPTSIESVIIDDCFSLEVSPSKVSNLVVGDNIHAINCFKFAEKINAVALLKEHLKALPNSGKWLDNDFFDILVPGSEIPEWFSQQKSDSSVKIPLPISLHEDSEWIGVACCCIFVNKDASRAIRWDGSIFGGNHRPIGCRNRWVAPFFDRPIMKDHLFIRYFPRNAIDPFDLEDKYQLRDELYLPFNNELGVDDPRVKVKKYGFRIMYEEDLEEIKELQCHTTPSSPNFEHIHQHVALNHGSVGSSSC, encoded by the exons ATGTTGTCATTACCTTCAACTTCCTCATACATTTCTACAAAGAAATATGATGTTTTCTTGAGTTTTAGAGGTGAAGATACTCGCAAAAACTTCACCGATCATCTCTATGCTGCTCTAAAGAGGAGTGGGATCGTCACTTTCAGAGATGATCCAAAGCTGGAGGCCGGCGAAGAGATCGCGCCAGAACTCTTTAAAGCAATTCAGCAATCATGGTGCTCGGTAATCGTTTTTTCACAAACTTATGCCTTTTCAAGTTGGTGCTTGGAGGAGCTTGCTGAGATTGTTAAACAACATAACAACGACGGCCATAAAGTGTTTCCAATTTTTTACGATGTTGATCCATCtgatttaagaaaacaaaaagggaaAGTGGAAGAAGCATTTACCGGACATGAAGAGAGATACAAAGAAGAAAGTGAGAAGATCCAAAGGTGGCGAAATGCTTTAATTCAAGTGGCTGCAGTCAAGGGATGGCATTTAAATAACAG gcATGAATCTGAATTTATTGGAGACATTGTTAAGAAGATATCAGCAAAACTATGTCAGACATATCCAGTTACTCTTAGCGACTTGGTTGGTATTAGTGAACGCTTGGAGGATTTGTATTTGAAAATAAACATTGGGGAAGATGATGTCCGCATTTTAGGAATTTGCGGAATGGGAGGCATCGGTAAAACGACACTCGCAAGAGTTGCTTACACTCAAATGTCACCTCATTTTGAAGGTAAAAGCTTTATTGCTGATATTCGAGAAGTTTCAGACAAATGCGGACTAGTTTCTTTACAGAAACAACTTCTTTCACAGATCTTTCATGGTGAATGCTTCAACTTTTTCGATGTTCATGAAGGGAGTGACATAATTAGCCATAGGTTGTCTCACAAAAAGGTTCTTGTTGTTCTTGATAATGTTGATAACATACAACACCTAAAATGCTTGGTTGGAAGGCATGATTGGTTCGGATTAGGGAGTAGAATCATTGTAACAACAAGAGACGAACATTTGCTTCGATGTTGCCAAGTTAATGACGTGTATATGCCCACAACACTGAATCCCAAAGATGCGCTTCAACTTTTCAGTCTGAAAGCTTTTCATAGTGATACAGTGCAGAAAGATGATTTCATTGAGCTTTCTGAACATGTTGTAAATTATGCTGGTGGACTCCCTTTAGCTCTTGAAGTTTTAGGTTCCTTTTTGTGCGGTAGAGATGCGACTCAATGGAGAAGTGCGATCGAAAGACTTAAAAGAGATTCTAATAAAGAAATTCATGATAAACTTCGAATCAGTTTTGACGGACTGGGAGAAAGGGAGAagaatatatttttagatatagcATGCTTCTTCAAGGGGGAGAAGAAAGATTTTGTAATCAAAGTATTGCATGGTTGTGAGTTTTTTCCTGATATTGGAATTGATGTTCTCGTTAAAAAATCTCTCCTAAAAGTCGATGAACACAGCAAATATTTGAAGATGCATGACTTGTTGCAAGAAATGGGAAGAACAATTGTTAGAGAAAAATGTGTTGATGAACCTGGAAAACGTTGCAGATTGTGGGAGGAAAGGGACATCCATCATGTCCTAACAAAAAACACT GCTACAGAAATGGTTGAAGGCATAATCATCAATAATAAAAG GGAATCGAACAAGATGCTCAATTTGAGTGCGGATACCTTCTTGAAGATGAAAAAACTGAGATTGCTCAAAGTGTTTTGCCTTTTAAATTGTGATGAtctcaaatatctttctaatgAACTACGACTTTTAGATTGGAAAGGATACCCTTTAAGATACTTGCCTTCAAGCTTTCAACCGGACAACCTTGTCGCACTTCTTTTACGATGTAGTCACATTCAACAACTATGGAAGGGAAATAGA CccttgtctaacttgaaaatagTGAACCTCGAAGGGTCCCAAAACCTGATCAAGACACCAGACTTCACAACAGCATCAAATCTTGAAGTTTTGATTTTGGCAGGTTGTACCAAATTAGTGGATGTTCATCCATCAATCGGGGTGCTTAAGAGCCTTAAACTTTTGAGTTTAAGAGACTGCAAAAGTCTTAGGACTCTTCCAACCAAAATTAGAATGGAATCTCTTGAAACATTAATTCTTTCGGGTTGCTCAAGTCTTGTAAGGTTTCTGGAGATTGGTGGAAAAATGGAACGTCTAAAAACTCTAGATCTTGCCGGTTGTTATAGAGTGGAAAATTTATCGGAGAATTTACAGCATGCAAAGCTTTTGGAAGAGCTCGACTTGAGTGAAACAGCCATAACAGAACCACCATccttcatttttcaatttaaaaatcttgAAGTTCTGTCTTTCAATGGGCGCAAGGGACCATCATATAAGTCACTACCAAATTTGCCTTCTCTGTTCAAGGTAATCCAAGGAAGGAGGACGAATCCCATGGCTCGGATGTTGCCTTTGTTGTCAGGTTTGAGTTCTTTAAGTGTGCTAAACCTAAGGGACTGCAATCTTTGTGAAGGAGATATTCCACCTGATATTTCTGGTCTATCCTATTTGGTAATACTTGATTTGAGTGGTAACAATTTCGTCAGCATACCTGCATCTCTTACTCGACTCTCAAAGCTTGAGTCTCTTGAATTGTCAAATTGCAACCTGTGCACTCTTGGTGAAGCAGATACTCCTAGTGATATTTCTGGTCTATCCTCTTTGAGTTATCTTTATCTTTGTGGTAACAATTTCATCACCATTCCTTTGGCTCTTACTCAACTTTCCCAGCTTCATTGTATTGTATTGTCAGATTGCAAGATGCTTAAATCGTTGCCTGAGCTACCAACAAGTATAGAAAGTGTGATAATTGATGATTGTTTTTCACTTGAAGTAAGTCCATCAAAAGTAAGCAATTTAGTGGTTGGTGATAACATTCATGCCATTAACTGCTTCAAATTTGCTGAGAAAATCAATGCAGTAGCACTGCTGAAAGAACATCTTAAG GCACTTCCAAATTCtggaaaatggcttgataatgacTTCTTTGATATTTTGGTGCCCGGAAGTGAAATTCCAGAATGGTTTAGCCAACAAAAAAGTGACTCTTCAGTTAAGATACCCCTACCTATCAGCCTTCACGAAGATAGTGAATGGATTGGAGTTGCTTGTTGCTGCATTTTTGTCAATAAAGATGCTTCAAGGGCTATCAGATGGGATGGATCTATTTTTGGTGGAAATCATCGACCAATTGGTTGTAGAAACCGGTGGGTCGCTCCATTCTTTGACAGGCCCATAATGAAAGATCACCTTTTTATTCGTTATTTTCCGCGTAATGCAATAGATCCATTTGACTTGGAGGATAAATATCAACTACGCGATGAGCTTTATTTGCCTTTCAATAACGAATTAGGAGTAGATGACCCTCGTGTTAAGGTAAAGAAGTATGGTTTTAGAATAATGTACGAGGAAGATTTggaagaaataaaagagttgcaGTGCCATACCACTCCATCTTCTCCAAATTTTGAACACATCCACCAACACGTTGCTCTCAACCATGGATCAGTAGGTAGCAGTTCTTGTTGA